A genomic window from Algoriphagus sp. Y33 includes:
- the yaaA gene encoding peroxide stress protein YaaA: MLILISPAKTLDYSTPNFAESTQPDFQNDTHTLVRIMKKKSAKEISELMHISDNLAELNDERFKNFQKDFTSENAKQAILAFKGDVYTKIDVDAYSKEDFDFAQNHLRILSGLYGLLKPLDLIQPYRLEMGIKLKNRKGKNLYEFWDKKIAKAINEAANNQPIINLASQEYFKAVHLKTLKTPLINIEFKEFKDDSYKIIGFFAKQARGMMSNFAIKNKITDPLQLKTFNEAGYEYSEKLSDENNWVFVR; the protein is encoded by the coding sequence ATGCTAATCCTTATTTCACCGGCGAAAACGCTGGATTACAGCACCCCAAATTTCGCAGAATCTACCCAACCTGACTTCCAGAATGACACGCATACGCTGGTAAGAATCATGAAAAAGAAGTCTGCCAAGGAAATCAGTGAACTGATGCATATCTCTGATAATTTGGCTGAGTTGAATGATGAGCGCTTTAAGAATTTTCAAAAGGATTTTACGAGCGAAAATGCAAAACAAGCCATCTTGGCCTTCAAAGGAGACGTATATACCAAAATTGATGTAGATGCCTATTCAAAGGAGGATTTTGATTTTGCCCAGAACCACCTAAGAATCCTCTCAGGCTTATATGGATTGCTGAAACCTTTGGATTTGATCCAACCTTACCGTCTTGAAATGGGCATCAAACTGAAAAACAGAAAAGGTAAGAACCTCTATGAATTTTGGGATAAGAAAATCGCAAAAGCCATCAATGAGGCAGCAAATAACCAACCCATAATCAACCTTGCTTCTCAAGAATACTTCAAGGCTGTTCATCTGAAAACCTTAAAAACTCCGTTGATCAACATCGAATTCAAGGAATTTAAAGACGATAGCTACAAAATAATTGGCTTCTTTGCCAAGCAAGCCAGAGGCATGATGAGCAATTTCGCCATCAAAAATAAAATTACAGATCCTTTACAATTAAAGACATTCAATGAGGCCGGATATGAATATTCCGAGAAATTAAGTGATGAAAACAATTGGGTTTTCGTGAGGTGA
- a CDS encoding gliding motility-associated C-terminal domain-containing protein: protein MKSSPNSIRLPYIFTITLLFTTFVFNSSVYSQGFNDNEWIFGYCDGATENNYLSFGKGNTATVQSIPGSIVFTENNSALAIDPITGQPFFLTNGELVYDFSQNPIQGVGSGLNGNIDGFQQVATGFLEYDPDGVKLFYIFYLSLGGDLQYAVVDMNAPGQASGNERPLGEITSKDNVIGNGSGVVLVVKTSASPSYLISFDNGNLVSRSIGSGEGNFTNTDNQTISGTPKKIVFNEENNQLIIVPESESDPILVMDFDTGGGTFGSPTPLAQSTGAGAYGGAEFSPDGEYIYYSAGNDLFRVRTDDLSATPEAIPIEGSGTPPSGISVVHDLKVGPDGSLYYLYEEVAGGPQLLGRVTNPDEEDADLLEVEEDPFNGTDFCGTVFPTFAPNADIDPTVDFTWSPEEPCANNPVQLTSELTPENYRPVSFAWEFDPPLTDSTGNALPADYFQEHFLIPADAAAGESVNVTLTVTFADGETKTVNKTITLTENNLEANFSPQDTTLCETCLDIAPLLTAQDQGGDGEGGAPGGGGGVGGGQGGDDNYEYFWSNKRDEGWGPKGTNQVCSPGLYWALVREPGSSCYAYAEIRVKMWDVDDQTNNIWYFGDGAGLDFNPDPDDPDAPTPRPIASPHPQNIPAGTTTISGQDGQVLFFTDGQSVWDLNENLMENGNDIGGDNSSSQSVLAVPVPGEETLFYLFTSQVSANGNNEAKYSLVDIKSENPTGVGNVVTKDNFLFSPSTEHTAALDAGDTTWVMYHELGNNTFRAYPVSENGIGQPVLSSVGSGHGFNSGVGAMKFNSDGDQLAVTISEGGCNKVEIFDFDSATGEMSEYARLDLGCDGEVYGLEFSEDGERVLVSYINGGPGIEEFIIKASESDDPDAAVCPSCFEDASTRAEIETCILDNKNTLSNVPTNIGALQIGPDGQIYVAVVGDNRIGQINVGSGCNSESTFTQDGVDAMPGTSNLGLPSFVQNSGSSIPEPSLAAPARLCLDPESGAGALLEGGGEPDIDSYFWTITNLDDGTVIQNNFGGPGEEFQNLDQIFNSPGNYLVELRVDRCGDATYFEASTEILVEAPPELTLVDDATLCSGNPVTLTAIDGYDPTEGLYDFEWTNAAGQVFGDENSNEITVDEESIYTVTVSYRLPEGLSEEEAELYETCPATAEIFVGPAFEFELTQTAEEVCYEETSVIFAPDTPISGEWFYELNGDPDRVPLGEFFELELWINELPGPGQYEIIFVTEDPILDGCAVEKKLDLLVNELPLFTVQSNAAEDCATADGSFEITMQSQASLVTVLDEGISFTNVNQGDVLSVPDLLPGLYVIEAENSTGCFYTATATVENNDPPTGFEYTVTTSDEVCGASGVEDGLISINFTSSPQSGTFTAIRQGDGRVFSRDFDSQILVELALPHGEYAVEVTDLNGCAIPAPTVYTIAQKFEVVFSVPTDFTACGNFTFAPTSPDELNYTMANSSGTVITPDTNGEFTITESDTYTVRGMDPTGENCPREIIINANITQSIDFEVSPPIVDCQVGVQYEAILDNADPADVLFLWKNEQGIIVGRRQTFVPSIAGDYTLEVQPLAGGLCPVDKKEFTAEIISERVDVSLDIVPFCVDQTSTTITVDADLTNVADFEWYSVVNGTRTRIPSFNGPIIEVSQEGTYEVLLRSSAGCDLGRANGVVAKSIIIPPVVPEGFTICAIEGVTQSINPGTYDNYSWKLNGVEVSQESVFTPNEGGIYELTVSDNLGCEYISTIEVVEDCSLKIIFPNGVVLNDPNRNFILYANEYIDDIEVYIYNRWGELIFYCTHENIEPNQAFCPWDGQVRGEFVPNGTYAVVVKFTSENQNKREKLTKAITVIQ, encoded by the coding sequence ATGAAAAGCAGCCCTAATTCCATAAGGTTACCCTATATTTTTACAATTACCCTACTATTTACAACTTTTGTATTTAATTCTTCGGTCTATTCTCAAGGATTTAATGACAACGAGTGGATTTTTGGCTATTGTGACGGAGCGACTGAAAACAATTACCTGTCCTTCGGTAAAGGCAATACCGCTACAGTCCAGTCAATTCCGGGCTCGATTGTCTTCACAGAAAACAATTCTGCTCTTGCGATTGATCCTATTACAGGACAGCCCTTTTTTCTCACGAATGGAGAGCTGGTTTATGATTTCAGCCAAAATCCCATTCAGGGTGTAGGCTCAGGGCTGAATGGAAATATCGATGGTTTCCAGCAAGTTGCGACGGGATTCTTAGAATATGATCCCGATGGCGTTAAACTCTTCTACATCTTTTACCTTTCCTTGGGCGGGGATCTGCAGTATGCTGTGGTGGATATGAATGCTCCCGGGCAAGCTTCCGGAAATGAAAGACCTTTGGGTGAAATCACCTCCAAGGACAATGTGATCGGAAATGGTTCCGGCGTAGTGTTGGTTGTAAAAACCTCAGCTTCACCTTCCTATTTGATAAGTTTTGATAATGGAAATTTAGTTTCCAGAAGTATTGGCTCAGGCGAGGGTAACTTCACAAATACTGACAATCAAACCATCTCCGGAACACCAAAAAAAATTGTATTTAATGAAGAAAATAATCAACTGATTATTGTTCCTGAGTCTGAAAGCGATCCTATTCTAGTCATGGACTTTGATACGGGTGGAGGTACATTTGGATCACCTACTCCCCTCGCCCAATCTACAGGGGCAGGAGCTTATGGGGGGGCTGAATTTTCACCGGATGGAGAATACATCTACTATTCGGCAGGGAATGACTTGTTTAGAGTACGAACCGATGATCTTTCAGCCACTCCGGAAGCAATACCAATCGAGGGCTCAGGCACTCCACCTTCAGGAATTTCCGTTGTGCATGACCTCAAAGTCGGACCGGACGGAAGTCTCTATTACCTATACGAAGAAGTGGCAGGCGGACCTCAGCTACTGGGGAGGGTTACGAATCCGGATGAAGAAGACGCAGATTTATTGGAAGTCGAAGAAGATCCATTCAATGGAACTGATTTCTGCGGCACGGTATTTCCCACCTTTGCCCCAAATGCGGATATAGACCCTACGGTCGATTTCACATGGTCTCCCGAAGAACCTTGCGCCAATAATCCTGTTCAGCTTACTTCCGAATTAACACCTGAAAATTATAGACCTGTAAGCTTTGCTTGGGAATTTGATCCTCCGCTCACTGACTCTACGGGGAATGCGCTTCCTGCAGATTATTTTCAGGAACATTTTTTAATTCCGGCAGACGCCGCTGCCGGTGAAAGTGTCAATGTAACCTTAACGGTGACGTTTGCAGATGGCGAAACCAAAACCGTCAACAAAACTATCACGTTGACGGAAAATAATCTAGAAGCAAATTTTTCTCCCCAAGACACCACACTCTGTGAAACTTGCCTTGATATAGCCCCGTTGCTCACCGCCCAAGATCAAGGTGGGGACGGTGAAGGCGGAGCTCCGGGAGGTGGAGGCGGTGTAGGTGGAGGCCAGGGAGGAGATGACAATTACGAATATTTCTGGTCTAACAAGCGGGATGAAGGCTGGGGACCAAAAGGGACAAATCAAGTCTGTAGCCCTGGACTATATTGGGCTTTGGTCCGTGAACCGGGCTCATCTTGCTACGCATATGCTGAGATCCGGGTAAAAATGTGGGATGTGGATGACCAGACGAATAATATATGGTACTTTGGAGATGGTGCCGGGCTCGACTTCAATCCTGATCCAGATGACCCCGACGCCCCTACTCCAAGGCCTATAGCCTCTCCCCACCCACAAAACATCCCCGCAGGGACCACGACAATTTCCGGGCAGGACGGACAGGTACTTTTCTTTACAGACGGACAATCTGTCTGGGATCTCAATGAGAACTTGATGGAGAATGGCAATGACATTGGCGGAGACAATTCAAGCAGCCAAAGTGTGCTCGCCGTACCCGTGCCCGGAGAAGAGACGCTCTTTTACCTGTTTACTTCGCAAGTATCTGCAAACGGAAACAATGAAGCTAAGTATTCACTTGTTGATATCAAATCCGAAAATCCAACAGGAGTAGGCAATGTGGTCACCAAGGACAATTTCCTCTTCAGTCCATCCACTGAGCATACTGCAGCACTGGATGCCGGAGACACCACCTGGGTAATGTATCACGAATTGGGTAATAATACCTTCAGGGCTTATCCCGTTTCTGAAAATGGTATTGGACAGCCCGTGCTCAGCTCAGTAGGCAGCGGTCATGGATTTAATTCAGGTGTGGGTGCGATGAAATTCAATTCGGATGGAGACCAACTGGCAGTGACGATCTCTGAAGGTGGCTGTAACAAGGTTGAGATCTTCGATTTTGACAGTGCTACCGGGGAAATGAGTGAATATGCCCGTCTTGACTTGGGCTGTGATGGAGAAGTGTACGGATTGGAGTTTTCGGAGGATGGGGAGCGAGTTCTGGTATCTTACATAAATGGAGGGCCTGGAATAGAAGAATTTATCATTAAAGCCAGCGAAAGTGATGACCCTGATGCAGCCGTCTGTCCTTCATGCTTTGAAGACGCTAGTACCAGAGCGGAGATAGAAACCTGTATACTCGACAATAAAAACACACTAAGCAATGTCCCTACTAACATAGGAGCCCTACAGATTGGCCCAGACGGTCAAATCTATGTGGCCGTAGTTGGAGACAATAGAATTGGGCAAATCAATGTAGGGTCGGGTTGTAATTCTGAGAGTACCTTCACGCAGGATGGAGTCGATGCCATGCCTGGAACGTCCAATTTGGGACTTCCATCCTTTGTGCAGAATTCCGGAAGCTCCATACCGGAACCCAGTCTAGCTGCTCCTGCCAGACTTTGTCTAGATCCGGAATCGGGAGCAGGAGCACTACTCGAAGGTGGTGGTGAACCTGATATAGACAGCTATTTCTGGACTATTACCAATTTAGACGACGGCACAGTAATCCAAAACAACTTTGGCGGACCCGGAGAAGAATTCCAGAATCTAGATCAGATTTTCAATAGTCCAGGCAACTATCTTGTAGAACTTCGTGTGGATAGATGTGGTGACGCCACCTATTTTGAGGCAAGCACTGAGATTTTGGTAGAAGCTCCGCCTGAGCTGACCTTAGTCGATGATGCGACACTTTGTTCGGGTAATCCAGTTACCCTTACTGCCATTGATGGATATGATCCTACAGAGGGATTATATGATTTTGAATGGACCAATGCCGCCGGACAAGTTTTTGGTGATGAAAATTCAAATGAAATCACAGTAGATGAAGAAAGTATATATACAGTAACTGTAAGCTATCGACTTCCTGAAGGTCTGTCGGAAGAAGAAGCTGAATTGTACGAAACCTGTCCGGCTACAGCAGAAATCTTTGTGGGACCTGCATTTGAATTTGAACTTACGCAAACAGCCGAGGAAGTGTGCTATGAAGAAACTTCAGTAATCTTTGCACCCGACACCCCAATCAGTGGCGAATGGTTCTATGAGTTAAATGGCGACCCCGATAGAGTACCTCTTGGTGAGTTCTTTGAATTGGAACTTTGGATTAATGAGTTGCCTGGCCCCGGACAATATGAAATTATCTTTGTTACGGAAGATCCGATTTTGGATGGGTGTGCGGTTGAGAAAAAATTAGATTTGCTGGTCAATGAATTGCCACTTTTCACGGTTCAAAGTAATGCTGCGGAAGATTGTGCAACTGCCGACGGATCTTTTGAAATCACGATGCAATCGCAGGCCAGTCTTGTCACTGTCCTAGACGAAGGAATAAGCTTTACTAATGTAAATCAAGGGGATGTGCTATCCGTCCCGGATTTACTTCCCGGTCTTTACGTGATCGAAGCAGAAAATAGTACCGGCTGTTTTTATACGGCAACCGCAACTGTCGAAAACAACGATCCTCCAACAGGATTTGAATACACAGTCACCACTTCCGATGAGGTATGCGGCGCTTCCGGGGTAGAAGATGGGTTGATTTCTATCAACTTCACTTCTTCTCCTCAATCGGGAACCTTCACTGCAATAAGACAAGGCGACGGACGGGTTTTCTCAAGAGATTTTGATAGCCAAATTCTGGTAGAATTAGCTCTTCCTCATGGAGAATATGCTGTTGAAGTCACGGATCTTAATGGCTGCGCCATTCCAGCCCCTACGGTTTACACCATTGCCCAGAAATTCGAGGTGGTCTTCTCCGTGCCCACAGACTTTACAGCCTGCGGAAACTTCACTTTTGCCCCTACGTCTCCTGATGAATTGAATTACACAATGGCTAATTCTTCCGGAACTGTCATTACTCCGGATACAAATGGAGAATTCACCATCACTGAATCTGACACTTACACAGTACGGGGAATGGATCCAACCGGAGAGAACTGCCCACGGGAAATCATCATTAATGCAAACATTACACAGTCCATAGATTTCGAAGTATCACCTCCCATCGTAGATTGTCAGGTAGGAGTGCAATATGAAGCAATTCTAGACAACGCAGATCCTGCTGATGTGCTTTTCCTTTGGAAAAATGAACAAGGGATAATCGTGGGAAGAAGACAAACTTTTGTTCCAAGCATAGCAGGAGATTATACCTTGGAAGTTCAGCCTTTAGCGGGTGGGCTATGCCCGGTGGACAAAAAGGAATTTACAGCTGAAATCATCTCAGAGCGGGTTGATGTCAGTCTTGATATTGTTCCATTCTGCGTAGATCAGACAAGCACGACGATTACGGTAGATGCGGATCTGACCAATGTAGCTGATTTCGAATGGTATTCTGTGGTAAATGGCACGCGAACACGAATTCCATCTTTTAATGGGCCTATTATCGAAGTGTCGCAGGAAGGAACTTACGAAGTACTGCTGAGAAGTAGTGCTGGCTGTGATCTTGGCCGTGCCAACGGTGTGGTGGCCAAATCCATCATAATCCCACCAGTAGTGCCTGAAGGTTTCACTATATGTGCTATTGAAGGAGTCACTCAGTCCATAAATCCAGGTACCTACGATAATTATTCCTGGAAATTAAATGGTGTGGAAGTATCACAAGAGTCTGTATTCACTCCAAATGAAGGGGGAATCTATGAACTCACTGTTTCTGATAATTTGGGCTGCGAATACATTTCAACTATTGAGGTGGTGGAGGATTGTTCCTTGAAAATCATCTTCCCGAATGGTGTGGTATTAAATGACCCAAACAGGAATTTTATCCTCTATGCAAACGAATACATAGATGATATCGAAGTCTATATCTATAACCGCTGGGGTGAGCTCATCTTCTATTGTACCCATGAAAACATTGAACCCAATCAAGCCTTTTGTCCTTGGGATGGTCAAGTTAGAGGAGAATTTGTGCCAAATGGAACATATGCCGTAGTAGTGAAGTTTACCAGTGAAAACCAAAACAAAAGAGAGAAATTAACCAAAGCAATTACAGTAATTCAGTAG
- a CDS encoding gliding motility-associated C-terminal domain-containing protein: MTPASLKTVAVAMLFLFVFFVADASLDHIYRNTYTSVDTRLSPNEPDLIGPDRLCNVFGSVRGTFSGAGEPGRDVYKWTIIAPDGRELFTRAFGDFPTIEYTFELLGVHKIQLEIQRGGISQGSIEKEVAVIQGPILTLERNYQLCGEQTLDLQAISPSSPDFSGYTFEWTDESGNIIGSANDLTVDSAGKYTVKFYFTDSEGVRGCETSFDTEVSIQGSISLSQSSSVLCYDSEIIFETVPPTSGQWFLTFPGATDPTPITTGSDLTVIPQMDLSMYGTYEVTLIINNAGNPSCSPELSAFFDFYAEPKLSLIATTNASECLVPDGELTLLAETDIEQLSIESLGLSFGPYNSGETIVIPGLKSGAYTLSTILNGCVSSMGTVVPLQNPPSALEFSIENIIPESCTDTGKQPGFFDVNLLNGATTGFYRILNERGDEIRNTELPSQNPFTIELGGGKYFFEIRNENDCDLPSSSFIEIPAIPQTNFSVPEELTICQTFNFIPETEENLLFTLTAPSGEKTIKNAGESFTITEAGEYTIIGILPDQNEICPRLKTFEIKTTEPVLFEPVLQDEDCIIGNRIYGAEISNADPSSVNYYWRNEQGDLIGTGSQLLLAPTSVGTFSLEVQPKESEACPISPKGFKVDPPVLSVEASITSTLLCEFGPEAIVELTTTSPEAVTTIKWRRFNAAGEIVELDFDNQWEITTRIGGIYEASVYNVNTAINKNCELGRVTFHLDLTPEKVAFDIPELLNICDFHELTPDTDRELEFFITTPSGDVLERSSGQPITLDQAGIYTFLAFDTNSPPTYCPEQKELTVTLADAVDFQPILTEEFCDGSKIYQASISNYPLEEVEISWKDEQGNEVGSGEFLTVTIPGVYTLEVQPSGVIPCHISPIPFEIAPPVFAVDVTLIADPLCPDAPSANIRAEADFSSVATIEWWYTSPEGRQSELVEERNKEEISAVNEGTYEVRLFNQIPCSLGLDKVLLLRSADTLRPSVEETYQICPKYEIAPTINPGSFSVYEWYFENQLISTAPGFKPLSVGDYRLIVFSEEGCAYQADFTTEEECDLKVIYPNAVQPGNPDKEFLIYTNYLIDELDLVILNKWGQVIFQCSQSNLISEEYTCTWDGTYNGKTIPNGSYALRVNYKNHSKNISKSEFGSILIID; encoded by the coding sequence TTGACCCCAGCTTCACTAAAAACAGTGGCAGTAGCCATGCTGTTCTTATTTGTGTTTTTTGTTGCTGATGCATCATTGGATCACATTTACAGGAATACGTATACTTCAGTTGATACGCGGTTATCACCAAATGAGCCAGATCTAATTGGTCCGGATAGGCTTTGCAATGTTTTTGGGAGTGTAAGGGGAACTTTCTCAGGAGCAGGAGAGCCGGGAAGAGATGTCTACAAATGGACGATCATAGCCCCTGATGGCCGCGAACTTTTTACAAGAGCCTTTGGAGATTTCCCGACAATCGAGTACACTTTCGAATTATTGGGAGTTCATAAGATCCAACTTGAGATACAACGGGGTGGAATTTCTCAGGGATCTATTGAAAAGGAAGTAGCAGTAATCCAAGGCCCTATCCTTACTTTAGAAAGGAACTATCAGCTCTGCGGTGAGCAGACATTGGATTTACAGGCTATTTCTCCATCCAGCCCGGATTTTTCCGGTTACACATTTGAATGGACAGATGAATCAGGAAATATTATCGGTTCCGCCAATGATTTAACAGTAGATTCTGCAGGTAAATACACCGTGAAATTTTATTTCACTGATTCTGAAGGGGTTCGGGGATGTGAAACTTCTTTTGACACCGAAGTATCTATTCAGGGATCTATATCACTTTCCCAAAGTTCTTCTGTTCTCTGCTATGACAGTGAAATTATATTTGAGACAGTCCCACCGACCTCAGGTCAATGGTTTCTTACATTTCCGGGAGCAACGGACCCAACTCCGATAACAACAGGCTCTGATTTGACCGTTATTCCCCAAATGGACCTCAGCATGTACGGAACCTATGAAGTAACATTAATCATAAACAACGCCGGAAATCCTTCTTGTTCTCCAGAACTGTCGGCCTTTTTTGACTTTTATGCAGAACCGAAACTATCCCTAATCGCTACCACAAATGCGAGCGAATGCCTTGTACCTGATGGCGAATTAACACTCTTAGCCGAAACCGACATAGAACAACTGAGCATAGAAAGTCTAGGGCTAAGTTTCGGTCCATACAATTCCGGAGAAACCATCGTTATTCCCGGGTTAAAGTCAGGAGCGTATACCTTATCCACCATCTTAAATGGATGTGTAAGCTCTATGGGAACTGTAGTTCCCTTACAAAATCCTCCATCAGCTTTGGAATTCTCTATAGAAAATATAATTCCTGAATCGTGTACTGATACCGGAAAACAACCCGGTTTTTTTGATGTAAACCTACTGAATGGAGCAACCACAGGATTTTACCGCATCTTAAATGAGCGTGGTGATGAAATCAGAAATACGGAATTGCCTTCCCAAAACCCCTTCACAATTGAACTTGGCGGGGGAAAATATTTCTTTGAAATCAGAAATGAAAATGATTGTGACCTTCCCAGCAGTAGTTTCATAGAAATTCCTGCCATTCCCCAGACAAACTTTTCTGTTCCTGAAGAATTGACGATATGCCAAACTTTCAATTTTATACCTGAAACTGAAGAAAACCTTTTATTCACACTCACAGCTCCTTCCGGAGAAAAAACAATAAAAAATGCAGGAGAATCATTCACCATTACGGAAGCGGGTGAGTATACCATAATTGGCATTCTTCCCGATCAAAATGAGATATGCCCCCGCCTAAAGACATTTGAAATAAAAACAACAGAACCGGTTTTATTCGAACCTGTTCTCCAAGACGAAGATTGTATCATCGGCAACAGGATATACGGAGCGGAAATCAGCAATGCGGATCCCTCATCAGTCAACTATTATTGGAGAAATGAACAGGGAGACCTTATCGGAACGGGAAGCCAATTGCTCCTCGCCCCTACCTCAGTAGGCACTTTCTCATTGGAGGTACAGCCAAAAGAAAGCGAAGCATGCCCTATAAGTCCTAAGGGATTTAAAGTAGATCCCCCGGTACTTTCCGTTGAGGCGTCAATTACATCCACTTTGCTTTGTGAATTTGGCCCTGAAGCCATTGTTGAATTAACCACCACTTCCCCTGAAGCAGTTACGACTATTAAATGGCGGAGATTTAATGCCGCCGGAGAAATAGTGGAATTGGATTTTGATAACCAATGGGAAATAACCACAAGAATCGGAGGGATTTATGAGGCTTCAGTGTATAATGTCAACACTGCTATCAACAAGAATTGTGAGCTTGGAAGAGTTACTTTCCATCTGGATCTGACCCCTGAGAAAGTTGCCTTTGATATCCCTGAGTTACTGAATATTTGCGACTTTCACGAGCTCACACCGGATACCGACCGGGAGCTGGAGTTTTTTATAACAACCCCATCGGGGGATGTTTTGGAAAGGTCTTCAGGGCAACCCATCACCCTAGACCAAGCTGGGATTTATACTTTTCTGGCCTTTGACACAAATAGCCCACCCACTTATTGTCCCGAGCAAAAAGAACTTACCGTCACATTGGCTGATGCTGTTGATTTTCAACCAATACTCACTGAAGAATTTTGCGATGGCAGTAAAATATATCAAGCATCGATCAGTAATTATCCCCTAGAAGAAGTAGAAATTTCGTGGAAAGACGAACAAGGAAATGAAGTGGGAAGTGGAGAGTTTTTGACCGTAACTATTCCGGGAGTGTATACATTGGAGGTGCAACCTTCAGGTGTCATCCCCTGTCACATCAGTCCAATTCCTTTTGAAATAGCACCGCCTGTATTTGCTGTGGATGTAACATTGATAGCAGACCCTCTATGTCCGGATGCTCCCTCTGCTAATATTCGCGCCGAGGCTGACTTCAGCTCTGTCGCTACAATAGAATGGTGGTATACCTCTCCTGAGGGTAGGCAATCAGAATTGGTAGAAGAACGTAATAAAGAAGAAATTTCAGCCGTCAACGAAGGCACGTATGAAGTACGCTTATTCAACCAAATCCCATGCAGCCTTGGTCTGGATAAAGTACTCCTTCTAAGAAGCGCTGACACCCTCCGTCCCAGTGTAGAGGAAACCTATCAGATCTGTCCTAAATACGAAATAGCTCCCACGATTAATCCAGGCTCTTTTTCTGTCTACGAGTGGTATTTTGAAAACCAACTTATATCTACCGCCCCCGGGTTCAAGCCACTTTCGGTGGGAGATTATCGGCTAATAGTTTTCAGTGAAGAAGGCTGTGCTTATCAGGCGGATTTCACCACTGAGGAAGAATGTGACCTTAAGGTAATATATCCCAATGCTGTTCAGCCCGGAAATCCTGACAAAGAATTTTTGATTTACACTAATTATCTTATTGATGAACTAGACTTGGTAATACTCAACAAATGGGGCCAAGTGATTTTCCAATGCAGTCAAAGCAATCTAATCTCTGAAGAATA